The window ACTTCCTGCGGGGCAGCGGCGGCTGAGCGCCGGGCGCCGGCTTGGGCTGCTGCTGTCTTCTCACCTGAGCCAAGATCTCCTGAATCTTCCTTTGGGCCAGCTGGAGGACAAAAAGTCCACATTTAGCAGATGGCTTGGTCAGAAGGTGCTATCAAGGTTCTGAGATTTGGCTTTCTTGCGGCCATTGTGgtggaggggagaaaaaaaaataaaaaatggcgcCACATAAGGGCAAAATAATTCCTCGCCGAGGTTTGGTGCTTGACAAACCGAGCCTCCCTTTCAATTTCTTACAACAGATGCTGAGACTTGACGCCTCATTGGTGACAGTTTGGGATGCAGGAATGAGAGTGACCCTCAGCCCGTTTTGATCACAATAAAAAGGtgccggtgtacctaataatgtGTCTAGCGAGTACACATCCAGGCAGCATTTGTTAATCTTTTACATCTCTGGCTATCGAATCCGACTTACCTGACATGCAAAGAAGTGTCCGCTGATTTTGACGATGACCTGGTCGTTCTCGTCGGGAGTCTGGTCCCGCGGGACCACCACCTCAGCGCAAGTCAGGTTCTGTAACTCGTTGACCTGCGAGGACGGGAACGAGCGTTTCACTTCAACGGCAGAAGCAAAATGACGCCGGCCGGCTCTTTCCACTTACCGTTTTGCCACCTTTTCCGATGACGCGTCCGGCGGCGAAGGAAGGCACCTTGATGTGGGCCTCCAGCTTCACCTCTTCCTTTGGTCCAAAGAAGTTCTCCTCCTTCAGCTTGCCAAAGATGCGACACTGAGCCTGCACCGCGGCAATCAAGCCAGGCAATAAGCTTTAAAGAGACCTCCGCTGATGTGGGAGGGAGGGCAGGGCGTACAACACCTTAAACTGAGCCTCTGGCGGTCCCACAATGATGACCATCCTCTGTTTGGGATCCATGCCTTCCGCGGGGGCGATCTGAAAGCCAGCAGACATTCAGCAATGGTACCACGCGTTTGGAAGGAAAGGCTGCATTCCTCACTTTGATGGAGGCTCCGGCAAAATGAGACAGCTGCTTGATGTGTTGACCCTGTTTTCCAATGATGGCTCCCACGGCAAGCGCGGGGATGAACAGGTGGACCGTCTCCGATTCCGGGTGTCCCTGGCGAGGGGGAACATATTGTTGTTAATTGAGCTCGGACGCCGTCGCGCCACTGAAGCTCATCTTAGTACAGGGCAACATAGTCCGGCGTGTGCTCGACGCACTTAATTCAAAGGCAGCTCAGCTTTAAGGAAAGCACAAGGAAAGTAGTCAAGTTAGCCCGAATCGGACTCAATATTTCCAGCAGAAATATTTCATATCTCAAAGCCGTCACAGAAGAATAAAGGCTGCAAAATAACGTAATGCGAttacgtttttttgtttttgtttatgcggggcaatcacatcacacaatCATTTAGTGAAAAAGCTCCCAGCAGCACGGCGTCACCTGCTCCCGCTCAAAGTGCTCAAGTCAATCACACACTCAAACATGATTGATTTTGGATGGAAACCAATACGCCAATCAATAGGTCAGCTCGGGGGACTGCCTTCGTGCCGCGGTAGCGCGGTAGCGCTCCCTATCTCGAAAACATGACGTGGCGGCCGACTTGTTAGATGCAAGCCACCCTTTGTCGAGTCACCTCGCAAACGAGCAGCCGCAAGCCGTGCAAAGCTCTTTGGGACAGGTGACTTACGGCGAGGGGCTGGCTGCTCGCCGACATCATAGAAGCCCAAAATGGACCCTCGCCCCCATAAGGACTCCACTACAGGAAGAGAGAAACATCAAACGGGCTTGCTCCCGACTAACAAATGACATCTCCGCGGTGGACCCAAACACGGCAGAACGAGTCCCGCCTCAGAGCGGGCTAACGAATAGCATTTGCTAGCTCGTCACTTACTCCAAACGCCGAGCCGCCGGCTCCGGGAGGAGGGACGTGGGACATGGATGGACCCATGCCAGGGGTGCCGCTGGGGAACAATCCCAGAGCGTTCAAGTTTAAGCCCGGAATCAGGTTGGACTGGAGCTGCGGGGGGAAACCACACTTTCAGTTGACACAATCAACGACTTGACCACAAAACCACTTTGCCGCAGTTGAACTcttcccccccccgcccccccaactCAAATCTGAGCGGCAGACGACGACTCACGTTCATGGCGGCCATGTCGCTCTCGTACGACTCTCTGATCTTCTTCATGACTTCCTCCTCTGCTCTGGCGCACGCCTCGATGGTGCCCTTCACGGTGATGGTCCGCTCCGGGTTGTACAGGGTCAGGTCCTGCAGACTGCGCAGATCCGGCCAAGTGAGATCTCGTATCGACCTCGAGAGCATTGGACAATTCCAAAGTTCTTACGGCGAGATTGTGATTTTGGTCCCCGTATCCTGCTCGATTTTCTTCAAGTTTCGTCCCTCCTTCCCGATTAGTCTTCCCACAAAGGTGTTGTGCACTAGAACCTTCAGTGGGATCTCCTCAGTACTGCAAGACAAACACCATCAATTCACCGTCACGTGAAACATGAGCTGAGCCCTACCGACCAAGTGCAAACTCACAACTTTGTGTCGAGTGCTTCCTTCTGCATGATCTCCAT of the Syngnathus typhle isolate RoL2023-S1 ecotype Sweden linkage group LG20, RoL_Styp_1.0, whole genome shotgun sequence genome contains:
- the igf2bp3 gene encoding insulin-like growth factor 2 mRNA-binding protein 3 isoform X1 is translated as MNKLYIGNVSAEASEEDFETIFETWNIAHSGPFLVKSGYAFVDCPDEKTAMKAIDVLSGKVELHGKLLDVEHSVPKRQRSCKLQIRNIPPDMRWEVLDGVLAQYGAVECCEQVNTDTETAVVNVRYAAKDQARQAIEKLNGSMMENCALKVSYIPDETAAPEGPPTGGRRGFNARGPPRSGSPSLGARPKVQSDIPLRMLVPTQFVGAIIGKEGATIRNVTKQTHSKIDIHRKENAGAAEKPITIHSTAEGCSNACRTLMEIMQKEALDTKFTEEIPLKVLVHNTFVGRLIGKEGRNLKKIEQDTGTKITISPLQDLTLYNPERTITVKGTIEACARAEEEVMKKIRESYESDMAAMNLQSNLIPGLNLNALGLFPSGTPGMGPSMSHVPPPGAGGSAFGWSPYGGEGPFWASMMSASSQPLAGHPESETVHLFIPALAVGAIIGKQGQHIKQLSHFAGASIKIAPAEGMDPKQRMVIIVGPPEAQFKAQCRIFGKLKEENFFGPKEEVKLEAHIKVPSFAAGRVIGKGGKTVNELQNLTCAEVVVPRDQTPDENDQVIVKISGHFFACQLAQRKIQEILAQVRRQQQPKPAPGAQPPLPRRK
- the igf2bp3 gene encoding insulin-like growth factor 2 mRNA-binding protein 3 isoform X2, with translation MNKLYIGNVSAEASEEDFETIFETWNIAHSGPFLVKSGYAFVDCPDEKTAMKAIDVLSGKVELHGKLLDVEHSVPKRQRSCKLQIRNIPPDMRWEVLDGVLAQYGAVECCEQVNTDTETAVVNVRYAAKDQARQAIEKLNGSMMENCALKVSYIPDETAAPEGPPTGGRRGFNARGPPRSGSPSLGARPKVQSDIPLRMLVPTQFVGAIIGKEGATIRNVTKQTHSKIDIHRKENAGAAEKPITIHSTAEGCSNACRTLMEIMQKEALDTKFTEEIPLKVLVHNTFVGRLIGKEGRNLKKIEQDTGTKITISPLQDLTLYNPERTITVKGTIEACARAEEEVMKKIRESYESDMAAMNLQSNLIPGLNLNALGLFPSGTPGMGPSMSHVPPPGAGGSAFGGHPESETVHLFIPALAVGAIIGKQGQHIKQLSHFAGASIKIAPAEGMDPKQRMVIIVGPPEAQFKAQCRIFGKLKEENFFGPKEEVKLEAHIKVPSFAAGRVIGKGGKTVNELQNLTCAEVVVPRDQTPDENDQVIVKISGHFFACQLAQRKIQEILAQVRRQQQPKPAPGAQPPLPRRK